One Diabrotica virgifera virgifera chromosome 3, PGI_DIABVI_V3a genomic window carries:
- the LOC126881391 gene encoding zinc finger MYM-type protein 1-like, with protein sequence MSSYKHKSGALKRKLQKEKLEQSAKGRQDIKKFFKSNEKEELQEFQPDFNPEPTSASQTQPSSASIQNASTSTVCEGSNDECASADPNLSKDTVDDNKTFNFDDPNTWPAVMSDKIRQEIVLCYGGFQAFQARSKSFPADPSGKHFHETLLYMKTDNRTCKAIPREWLMWSETKNSIHCLPCSIFHSNQNKSKLAKEGFFPEKQQYKRLYRLFSMHERSSEHRKHYLEWKSLQISLKGHGVDSNLQQIINCEATRWKAILQRILDTTIFLSSRGLAFQGENTQIGDVHNGNFLGVLELIGKYDEVTREHLAKVKENQLNKKSMIGQAHYLSWYSQNEFISLCGKKLLNTILHQREESVFYGIIADATPDISHQEQNVLILRYVFQNEEKNTFEVCERFIEFLNFSGKTGEVITDEILSALDNIGVPLSDCRAQGYDNGSNMRGHTKGVQSRILEKNQSAIFSPCGAHSLNRVGVNAAKLNHDVVTFFGNIDSFYSLFSSSPGRWELLKQHVPLSLQSLSETRWSERIQAVRPIVKHYPSILKVLDLLLEENHLPTLTPAARNTVFALKRYFGSFKGLLTSLFWHKILASIDQRNEIIQRKGISLNTETQLIKDLLTELQTLRDSWETILNEAKHVAGAVGIIPEFPLKRKSSVENTPEQLQQQASQDFKSSVVFPVLDFIMTDLKTRFASCEEICNLFAPVLGFMDLDNEELKLKTANLVAYYPSDFADPEALFEETLHMKNLFVTVFQSEKDPLKLLNSIYEKNLQPIFLNLCTAIRLFCTIPVTVSTAERSFSRLSNSLKTWQRSTTGQTRLNHLAMLAIENELAKTVDFSDVINDFSEKKARKSMIK encoded by the coding sequence ATGTCAAGCTATAAACATAAGTCTGGAGCTTTGAAAAGAAAGCTCCAGAAAGAAAAATTAGAACAATCTGCTAAAGGTCGCCAGGATATTAAGAAGTTTTTTAAGAGTAATGAAAAAGAAGAGTTGCAAGAATTTCAACCGGATTTCAATCCAGAACCTACATCAGCCTCACAGACCCAACCTTCTTCAGCTTCAATCCAAAATGCTTCTACGTCTACTGTATGTGAGGGAAGTAATGACGAATGTGCTAGTGCTGATCCAAATCTTAGTAAGGATACTGTCGATGacaataaaacttttaattttgacGATCCTAATACGTGGCCTGCGGTGATGAGTGATAAAATACGGCAGGAAATAGTATTGTGCTACGGTGGTTTTCAAGCTTTTCAGGCCAGATCAAAATCATTTCCAGCTGACCCCTCAGGAAAACATTTCCATGAAACATTGTTGTACATGAAAACAGACAACAGAACATGTAAAGCAATTCCACGTGAATGGTTAATGTGGAGTGAAACAAAAAACAGCATTCATTGTTTACCCTGTAGCATTTTCCATTCAAACCAAAACAAAAGTAAACTTGCAAAAGAAGGTTTTTTCCCTGAAAAACAACAATACAAACGATTATACAGGTTATTTTCGATGCATGAAAGAAGTTCTGAGCACAGAAAACACTACCTAGAATGGAAAAGTCTTCAGATATCATTGAAAGGACATGGTGTCGACAGCAATCTGCAACAGATTATTAACTGTGAAGCAACAAGATGGAAAGCTATTCTTCAACGAATTTTGGACACAACAATATTCTTGAGTAGTAGAGGTTTAGCTTTCCAAGGGGAAAATACCCAGATCGGTGATGTTCACAATGGAAACTTTTTAGGAGTATTGGAATTAATAGGAAAATATGACGAAGTAACTCGTGAACATTTAGCCAAAGTAAAAGAAAACCAGTTGAATAAAAAAAGTATGATAGGTCAAGCTCACTATCTCTCATGGTACTCGCAGAATGAATTTATTTCTCTCTGTGGTAAAAAACTACTGAATACTATTTTGCACCAACGAGAAGAGTCTGTATTCTATGGGATTATTGCTGATGCCACCCCTGACATTTCCCATCAGGAGCAGAATGTACTAATTCTACGGTATGTTTttcaaaatgaagaaaaaaatacaTTCGAAGTATGTGAAAGATTTATTGAATTCCTGAACTTTAGCGGGAAAACAGGTGAGGTTATAACTGATGAAATTCTGTCCGCTTTAGACAATATTGGAGTACCACTTTCTGACTGTCGAGCTCAGGGATATGACAACGGCTCTAACATGCGGGGACACACTAAAGGTGTACAATCAAGAATACTTGAAAAAAACCAGTCTGCTATATTCTCTCCCTGTGGAGCACACTCGCTCAACAGAGTTGGTGTCAATGCTGCAAAACTGAACCACGACGTAGTGACATTTTTTGGTAACATTGATAGTTTCTATTCTTTGTTCTCCAGCAGCCCTGGTCGTTGGGAATTATTAAAGCAACACGTCCCTTTGTCTTTACAAAGCCTTTCCGAGACTCGTTGGAGTGAAAGAATTCAAGCTGTACGACCAATTGTCAAACATTATCCTTCGATCCTCAAGGTTTTGGACCTGCTCCTGGAAGAAAATCATTTGCCTACTTTGACTCCAGCTGCCAGAAACACAGTTTTCGCGCTGAAGAGGTACTTTGGATCTTTTAAAGGCCTCTTGACATCATTGTTTTGGCACAAAATCTTGGCCTCCATTGATCAAAGAAATGAGATCATACAAAGGAAAGGAATTTCCTTAAACACAGAAACTCAACTGATTAAAGATTTGTTAACTGAATTGCAGACCCTAAGAGATTCATGGGAAACCATTCTTAACGAAGCAAAACACGTCGCCGGTGCAGTTGGCATTATACCAGAATTCCCTCTCAAAAGAAAATCTAGTGTTGAAAATACGCCCGAGCAACTTCAGCAACAAGCTTCACAGGACTTCAAATCTTCTGTGGTCTTTCCTGTTTTGGATTTCATCATGACTGATTTGAAAACCAGATTTGCAAGCTGTGAAGAAATTTGTAACCTGTTTGCTCCAGTGTTAGGTTTCATGGATCTAGACAACGAGGAACTGAAACTTAAAACTGCCAATCTCGTTGCATATTACCCTTCAGACTTTGCTGATCCAGAAGCCCTATTTGAAGAAACTCTTCATATGAAGAATTTATTTGTAACAGTGTTCCAGTCAGAAAAGGACCCATTGAAGCTTCTAAACTCAATATATGAGAAAAACCTCCAGCCCATTTTCTTGAACCTGTGCACAGCTATACGACTTTTCTGTACAATCCCAGTGACAGTTTCAACGGCTGAAAGGTCTTTTAGTAGGTTGTCTAATTCACTTAAAACTTGGCAACGAAGCACAACTGGCCAAACTCGTCTGAACCATCTGGCAATGTTGGCAATTGAGAATGAATTGGCCAAAACTGTTGACTTTTCTGATGTTATAAATGATTTTAGTGAAAAGAAAGCTAGGAAATCTATGATTAAATAG